The following nucleotide sequence is from Corylus avellana chromosome ca7, CavTom2PMs-1.0.
AAGCTTCGTTGAGCTTCACCGCTCCTTGCTAAGTCCATGATCGCCTCACCCTCGCTCACTATCGCCGGATCTTGCCGAAAGTTCACGTGATCTCGAGATTTTCTAGGAATCCAAACAAAAGGATCCCGAGAGTCACATATCCAAGAATGGGGAGTATCTAGTTTGAAGATCATCTCTGAAATTTGAAGAAACGGCTTGGTGAGCGCAAATGAGGCAGTCATCCCAACCAGGGTTGGATCAAGAAGCGTTTCGGCTCAAGTGCAATAATGAAAGCCTCAAGCTATTCCTTGACATGCTGTAGGAGAAGCGGGACTAGCCCCAAGAAACCATGGCAACATAACAGGAGTGAGCGGCTCGACACTTCAATCAAAAGAGGCTCCTCGGTGGAACATAGCCGAGAGACATTCCCCGAGAACAACTCGGTGAGATACTCGAGGCACTTTTCCGAGGACGTTTGCAAGGAACACaatcgaagagactataactcattctcttttgagaaaaacaaCCGAAGTTTTCCCAAGTCAAAAGGGAAGTACATCCGAAGTTTTCCCGAGTCTAAAGGAGACACTGCCAAAAAACTTTCCGGAGATCAAACTCGGGAAACATAACCAAGGCACCTTTCTAAGTTTAACCTGTCAAGAACgtaaatccttcaaagaaggtgtgttcgaaaaaggttaaataacTAACCTGTAAAGAACgtaaatccttcaaagaaggagtgttcgaaaaaggttaaacaaATAACCTATCAAGAACGTAAATCCTGCAAAgaaggtgtgttcgaaaaaggttaaacatTTCCTAAGGCCTAGTACTTAGCCAAAAGCACTCTACTGAGCAATCACAGGTAATTCATAAATTACTGTCGAGATTGCTAGGATTGATGCATAAATAATATCTTTGCAAGCAAATGAAATGACTAGCAGTTTGATCAACCCAAAAAGTCCTATTATTCCAAgtatataattacaaaacagaagGGCCAGCTTCGGGAGCTCCAGGGCTTCGGTCGCAAATACGCATAAGATTCCCGATGCCCGACCAACTAGACAAGTCAGCCATGGGAatcggggggtaactgttggggataaaatccactatgggtcccactatctctcaacaaccctACATTATCTCATAAGGTCCTACGTTATCTCAACTACCTCACATTATCTCCCCACTATTTCAAATGATTCTTCAATCATCTGAAGGGAGAAGATCAAGGAAGCAGTTACAGagataaaaccctataaaagagAACTCAAGACAGAGGTAAAAAAGGGGGATcggtcattatttctcaatacattGCTAGCTCCGGCTACATTTTGACCATATATAcgactgctaacttaagcatcggagggtcTACGGGGCCTTCCCCGTAGacccctttgacgctcttattattttgtaggagcccGAAGGTCGTTGATTAGAGATACCTCGAAGAACGTGAAGATCACACCAAACGGAGACTgttagatccaaaaaatgcttcaacattcttcttcttcttccttttgaaTCATTAATATATCTGTTTGACTTAGTGTAACACAAAAGGAAAAGTAGGAAATACTTGCTATGGGTCTCgcaaattttcttttggtttcttgGCAACCAAGCCATGTAGAGCTCAttcaaattttggaaaagaaaggAGGTAAAGAAGAGCATGCTTTTCTTGAAATGCAAAAGTTATTatatgccttttcttttcttttttctttccttagtGCATAAGTAGTTATGGTATATTATTATACTTTAATGATTGAAGTAATTCTTTCAAACTCGTAATTAATTTGATTGGAATCAAATATAATAACAAAGCcattattttgtcaaaaaaaaaaaactacattgAAGCAATTTCTAAAGAAAATTCATCAAATCGAATATTTCCGGCCTTCATTATCCACCTTTCCAAAATTATAATGTGCACAATTTCAAACGTATTGTCCATGGTGacaatttcaaatttcatataTTACATGATCTCAAGCGTATTATACCATTTCATGTATTTCAGTAGTTGCACATATACAGCGTCTCTCATTAATTTGTAGCCATTCCGTAGAGCCTAGAGACTATAAAAGGGTAACAGCAAAGCCAATAGAGGACACCAACTGGACTGGAACCTCTTTAGCATCAACAAAGCTAAAATGGCAGAAACCAAGGTAACACTAAAGCTTTTGATAGATACAAGGAGAAATCGAGTCCTCTTTGCGGAAGCAGACAAGAAATTTGTTGATTTCCTCTTTAGCATTTTCACTCTGCCTATTGGAACTGTCACCAAGCTCTTACAAAAGCAAAACATGCCAGGCTCCTTGTATAGCCTGTACAAGAGCATAGAGAATTTGAGTGATACTTACATTCAGCCAGGCCAAGACAAAGACTTTCTGCTAAACCCAAAAGTTGCCAATATTTCTGGTGCTAAAGCTCCTCTGCTCTTGCCAAGCGTTGAGCATTCATATTCAGGGAAAATTTATAAGTGTACATGCTCGTGGAACAACTGTCCTTACGTGTCTAATGTCCGGAGAGCAATTTGTCCTTCAAGCAGGAAGAAGTCATTGACCTGGGAGCTAAGGTTCGTAGACCCACCATCCTCCTCTAATGAGGAAGCTGGTTTCGTGAACGGGTTGGTTACTTATATGGTGATGGATGATCTTGTCGTGAAGCCCTTGTCCGCCATCTCTGGTATCACTGGCATCAAGGACGTAGAGGCTGTTGAGGAGAAAGTGGTCGATTTAGGTTTggatgaggtatatatatatatatatcaaatgcttCATTTAGTTTCTTCCTGTCTAACATATGCCTCTTTAATTTGCTGCCATTTCCTTTTTGTTCTAGttgtttgaataaaatttttatacTTGAAAAAGCCGGGAAATGCAGTGCTTTCATGCACAACGTCTGCGCCATTCTTATTGTACAATATTATAACTCTTTTACTAGCTACTTCATCTATCTGGTTTGTTTTTAGGGTGTGAAATTGCTCAAGGCTTCTCTGCAATCAAAGACTGTTTTAACTGATGTCTTCCTTCGGGCAGAGACCACTGGAACTGGACTTTGTCTTTCTCCATCTTCAATAGTTAATTATCTATAAAATTAATCATCTGTgggactttttatttttattttttgtaatcatGTTTACTGCTTCCTTTATCCTGGAGAACTGTAATATTCAATGATATTGTAAAACATGGTGTGGCAATATGCcttcttaaatattttatatgtaaatccgtgctattttgtcaaatttttagtTATACTCTGTTTGGATGATCTGTTTTTGATGTATTAATTGAGTCAAATTTTGGTTGGAGTGACCAACCTGACCCTGTTCGTGCCACACCTGCATGATAATTGCCAACATttatatcattcattttttttttttttaaatgtttgccCCAAATTGCACACACGTGATAAATTAGGATGTCAATTTGTTATGACCGAGTGAAATGGCCATATATATACAAGGctttacaaattaaattttattgtcCTTTACCAGTGTTGCAACGGAAGAGCTCAtcgaaaagaaagaaattgagtAGGTTTTCCTTTCATTGTTTCTACCTTCTTATATTTTGGAATGTaaaagtttaatttgttttgtatgGTTTTATGTAATTTGAGTGATCGGTTGTAGTTAAATGATGAATTAATGTATGTAGAACTATAATTGGATGGATGTAAATGGGATGAACTGAAATGGGAATTATAAGAAGGAAGGAAATATCTTCCAAATCAATCTCGAGAAAATATCTTcaaacctatttaaaatagtgtcaaatgtttataaatatttaaaatgaatattaatcattaatagcagtttactaatttagactaaatttaatgtacattttaaatgtttatagtcACTTGGcactatcactacaaaaatcaggtgaattttttattgagagtttttgacgtgtcaatacaaAAACCCCTTTTGACGTGCGGGTTTTGACGTTTTTCAACGGTTAAAACGGATggtgtcaaaaatttcagatttttgacgtgtctacagtgccacgtcaaaaatttttgacgtgctaattttttgacgtggcagtccacgtgtcagtcctaacggtcaactaacggatggactaacttggtcctttatcaaaatcCCATAggttcctgtgataaaaatgaaacgcCAATGagttaaaaataaagttaccaaaccccattagggtatttggtatttaacccaaaaatatatatataaaaaggacACTAAAGCTTAGGTATTAGGGATAAGTAGCTGTTGCTTTTCCATGAAAAGCCAATTACTCAAAACTAatcaaaagttatatatatatatttgcttctttttttttttttttcttagggcATAAGTTATGACATGTATCATCAGGCagaaacaataattttgaaaaatgatccTCTCTAAAATTGCCGGTTCTCCTttttataaagataaaatggttaaaaaataaaaataaaaagaaaataaaatgatgatTCTATTCTTGCAAAATAAGCGATGAGTtcttatctattttatttaaaattaagagaaTCCAAATTCAGTAATTTTAGTGTAGAAAGTAAAACTTTAAATAAATCTTCTAGTTATTGTATGTACATCACTTCAAGCAGGGACGGAGCTAAAGGTGGCTAGTATAGGCCATGACCCCCTTAATACAAGgaaaaacttgtttttttttttttttttttttttttttctgaacaTATCTAcacaaagaaaggaaaagaaaataggaAAGATAAATTCAAAGTAGTTACATTTGCTTAATGAATTGTAATCTCCAACTAATTAATCTACttcttaaaaacataaaattatatatttaggCGTACGGTATTGAGACTTTTGTAGtcttacaaattaatgtagGACCTACACAATTTAtaggattattttttttttttccttttaacttgGAGCTTAATTTTGTTATGTAGATCTGAAAATTGTAATGGCGAGAAGATAAAACGCATAGCATAAG
It contains:
- the LOC132188633 gene encoding uncharacterized protein LOC132188633 isoform X1, whose protein sequence is MAETKVTLKLLIDTRRNRVLFAEADKKFVDFLFSIFTLPIGTVTKLLQKQNMPGSLYSLYKSIENLSDTYIQPGQDKDFLLNPKVANISGAKAPLLLPSVEHSYSGKIYKCTCSWNNCPYVSNVRRAICPSSRKKSLTWELRFVDPPSSSNEEAGFVNGLVTYMVMDDLVVKPLSAISGITGIKDVEAVEEKVVDLGLDEGVKLLKASLQSKTVLTDVFLRAETTGTGLCLSPSSIVNYL
- the LOC132188633 gene encoding uncharacterized protein LOC132188633 isoform X2 — protein: MAETKVTLKLLIDTRRNRVLFAEADKKFVDFLFSIFTLPIGTVTKLLQKQNMPGSLYSLYKSIENLSDTYIQPGQDKDFLLNPKVANISGAKAPLLLPSVEHSYSGKIYKCTCSWNNCPYVSNVRRAICPSSRKKSLTWELRFVDPPSSSNEEAGFVNGLVTYMVMDDLVVKPLSAISGITGIKDVEAVEEKVVDLGLDEI